The Candidatus Nitrosymbiomonas proteolyticus genome has a segment encoding these proteins:
- a CDS encoding 2-nitropropane dioxygenase, translated as MLQVTTPLPIVIQGGMGAAVSSWRLARAVSMRGQLGVVSGTGADTILARRLQMGDVGGHLRAAFDAFPIPEIAERVWARYFSSEEKKPRDAFKSKPIPTIRFSSALSELTVLANFVEVYLAKRGHAGAVGINLLEKIQLPTLPSLFGAMLAGVDYVLMGAGIPRQIPGALDSLARFERTRLRIDVADAAANEEFYSTFDPGEFQPAGVTSLARPKFLAIVSSTALALTLVRKCTPPVDGLIVEGPTAGGHNAPPRGTPFFDEHSQPIYGPKDAPDLDAIRQLGVPFWLAGSYGCPEGLQQAVAAGATGVQVGTLFAFCEESGIAPEIKKAVLERSAAGTACVRTDALASPTGFPFKVVQLPGTVSEPATYETRTRICDLGYLRQPYRTADGKVGYRCPAEPIEDYLKKGGKIEDTVGRKCICNGLIATVGMGQVRKGVAEPAIVTSGDDVVNVHLLLPPGRDSYSANDVLDYLLSSPK; from the coding sequence ATGCTCCAAGTGACGACGCCCCTTCCAATCGTGATTCAAGGTGGGATGGGGGCTGCCGTTTCGAGTTGGCGGCTGGCGCGTGCGGTTTCGATGCGGGGGCAGTTGGGCGTCGTTTCCGGCACTGGCGCAGACACCATTTTGGCCCGCAGGCTCCAGATGGGCGATGTCGGCGGACACCTTCGCGCGGCCTTCGACGCCTTCCCCATTCCCGAAATCGCCGAACGGGTTTGGGCCCGCTACTTCAGTTCGGAGGAAAAGAAACCGCGCGACGCGTTCAAGTCCAAACCGATCCCCACGATCCGGTTTTCGAGCGCCCTTTCCGAATTGACCGTTCTTGCGAACTTCGTCGAGGTCTACCTCGCCAAGCGCGGCCACGCAGGCGCGGTGGGGATCAATCTTTTGGAGAAGATTCAGCTTCCTACCTTGCCCTCGCTGTTCGGCGCTATGCTCGCGGGCGTCGATTACGTGCTGATGGGCGCGGGCATCCCCCGCCAGATTCCAGGGGCTCTCGACTCGCTCGCCCGGTTCGAGCGGACGCGCCTCAGAATCGACGTGGCGGACGCCGCAGCCAACGAGGAGTTCTACTCCACCTTTGATCCGGGGGAATTCCAGCCCGCAGGAGTCACCAGCCTCGCAAGGCCGAAGTTCTTGGCCATCGTCTCTTCGACCGCGCTCGCGCTGACGTTGGTGCGGAAATGTACGCCGCCCGTTGATGGTCTGATCGTCGAGGGTCCGACCGCCGGAGGGCACAACGCCCCGCCTCGTGGGACTCCCTTCTTCGACGAGCACTCCCAGCCGATATACGGCCCGAAGGACGCCCCCGACCTGGACGCCATCCGGCAACTGGGCGTGCCGTTTTGGCTGGCGGGTTCGTATGGGTGCCCCGAAGGCCTTCAGCAAGCCGTTGCGGCCGGCGCAACGGGAGTCCAGGTCGGCACCTTGTTCGCCTTTTGCGAGGAGTCGGGAATCGCGCCAGAGATCAAGAAGGCCGTCTTGGAGCGAAGCGCCGCAGGCACAGCGTGCGTGCGAACCGACGCGCTGGCTTCGCCGACTGGATTTCCGTTCAAGGTGGTCCAGCTGCCGGGAACGGTTTCCGAGCCGGCGACCTACGAGACGCGCACTCGCATTTGCGATCTCGGGTACCTCCGGCAACCTTACCGAACCGCCGATGGCAAGGTCGGATATCGGTGCCCCGCTGAACCGATCGAGGACTACCTTAAGAAGGGCGGCAAGATCGAGGACACCGTCGGCCGAAAGTGCATCTGCAACGGCTTGATCGCGACGGTTGGCATGGGCCAGGTTCGCAAAGGGGTGGCCGAGCCCGCGATCGTCACAAGCGGCGACGATGTGGTGAACGTTCACTTGCTCCTCCCGCCCGGCAGAGATTCGTACTCCGCGAACGACGTGCTCGATTACCTCCTATCCTCGCCCAAGTGA